A region from the Leptospirillum ferriphilum ML-04 genome encodes:
- the typA gene encoding translational GTPase TypA, producing the protein MENQTSTSLLHIRNLAIIAHVDHGKTTLVDKLLQQGNVFRANEQVEERVMDSNQLEKERGITILAKNTAVHYLDYKINIVDTPGHADFSGEVERILTMVDGVLLVVDAFDGPMPQTRFVLNKALSLGLKPIVVLNKIDRSDARPVEALNDVFNLFIELGATDEQMEFPVVYASAKKGFAMRDLAQTSENLIPLFETIISHIPPPEADLSGPFLMQVTSLEYDSYIGQMALGRVVRGKVSVGETIGRVVGGELKEKGKIKKLLSFEGLKKVEVETVQAGDIVLLAAFPDLRIGEVLSDVNTIGELPPIEIGEPTISMEFLVNNSPFAGQEGKFVTSRNLRDRLFREIKSNVALRVEETDSPDSFKVSGRGELHLGILIETMRREGYEFQVSRPKVLFRGEGAQRQEPYEYLVIDVAEEYVGTVIEKLGPRKGEMLNMAPQKDGHVRLEFLIPARGLLGYRSEFLSDTRGTGLLTHTFHGYGEYKGDIPGRNNGALISMETGETVAYALENVQERGVLFLGAGVRVYEGMVIGAHSRPTDLAVNPCKKKHLTNIRSSTAEDAITLTPPRHLSLEQTLEFLEDDELLEVTPENLRIRKKLLTENERKRSSKK; encoded by the coding sequence ATGGAAAATCAGACGTCGACCAGTCTCCTTCACATCCGTAACCTCGCGATCATTGCCCATGTTGATCACGGAAAGACCACTCTTGTTGACAAGCTTTTGCAGCAGGGAAATGTCTTCCGGGCAAACGAGCAGGTGGAAGAAAGGGTCATGGATTCGAACCAGCTCGAAAAAGAGCGGGGTATCACGATTCTTGCCAAGAATACCGCCGTTCACTACCTGGACTACAAGATCAATATCGTCGACACCCCCGGACATGCCGATTTTTCCGGAGAAGTCGAACGGATCCTGACCATGGTGGACGGAGTCCTGCTCGTTGTGGATGCCTTTGACGGTCCGATGCCACAGACCCGTTTCGTTCTGAACAAGGCCCTCTCTCTTGGCCTGAAACCCATTGTTGTCCTGAACAAGATAGACCGTTCAGACGCACGCCCTGTCGAAGCCTTGAACGATGTCTTCAATCTCTTCATCGAGCTTGGTGCGACAGATGAGCAAATGGAGTTTCCTGTCGTCTATGCTTCTGCCAAAAAAGGATTTGCAATGCGGGATCTTGCTCAAACCAGTGAAAATCTGATTCCGCTTTTCGAAACCATCATCAGTCATATTCCGCCTCCCGAAGCAGACCTGTCCGGACCTTTTCTGATGCAGGTCACCAGTCTTGAGTATGATTCCTATATTGGTCAGATGGCTTTGGGCCGGGTTGTACGCGGAAAGGTGTCGGTCGGGGAAACCATCGGTCGGGTTGTTGGGGGAGAACTGAAAGAAAAAGGCAAAATTAAAAAGCTGCTTTCTTTTGAAGGCCTTAAAAAAGTTGAAGTCGAAACAGTCCAAGCGGGAGATATTGTTCTTTTAGCCGCATTTCCCGACCTTCGCATCGGGGAAGTCTTGTCCGACGTCAATACGATTGGAGAGCTTCCGCCCATCGAAATTGGTGAACCGACGATCTCGATGGAATTTCTCGTGAACAACTCGCCTTTTGCCGGTCAGGAAGGAAAATTTGTCACGTCCCGGAACCTTCGCGACAGACTTTTTCGGGAAATCAAGTCGAATGTCGCCCTTCGTGTGGAGGAAACCGACAGCCCTGATTCTTTCAAGGTTTCCGGAAGAGGGGAGTTGCATCTCGGCATCCTGATCGAAACAATGCGGCGGGAAGGCTATGAGTTCCAGGTCTCACGACCCAAGGTTCTTTTCAGGGGAGAAGGGGCACAAAGACAGGAACCATACGAGTATCTTGTCATTGATGTTGCCGAGGAATATGTCGGGACCGTTATTGAAAAGCTTGGGCCGAGAAAAGGGGAAATGCTGAACATGGCCCCACAGAAAGATGGTCATGTTCGTCTCGAGTTTCTTATTCCCGCAAGAGGACTCCTTGGATACCGGAGTGAGTTTCTCTCCGATACGCGTGGAACGGGTCTTTTGACTCATACGTTCCATGGGTACGGGGAATACAAGGGAGATATTCCGGGCCGGAATAATGGTGCGCTCATTTCGATGGAAACGGGTGAGACGGTTGCCTATGCCCTGGAAAATGTTCAGGAACGCGGAGTTCTCTTCCTTGGAGCAGGGGTCCGTGTTTATGAGGGAATGGTGATTGGAGCGCATTCACGTCCGACGGATCTGGCTGTCAATCCCTGCAAGAAAAAACATCTGACGAACATCCGTTCGTCGACGGCTGAAGACGCCATTACCCTTACTCCTCCGCGTCATTTGAGCCTCGAGCAGACGCTTGAATTTCTGGAGGATGATGAACTTCTGGAGGTCACTCCGGAAAACCTCCGGATCCGAAAGAAACTCCTGACAGAAAACGAGCGCAAACGTTCATCCAAAAAATAG
- a CDS encoding peptidylprolyl isomerase, whose product MTLANADETAKPTLPPGEYAEFDTSMGTIICQLFPQSAPHTVENFVGLAEGTKDFQDPQSGKMVKRPFYDGLVFHRVIKNFMIQGGDPLGNGTGGPGYQFDDEIDASRDFSHKGVLAMANAGPNTNGSQFFITVAPAPWLNGNYSIFGQVVSGQSVADKISEVATDRRDRPQTPVVIQHVKIFRVNP is encoded by the coding sequence ATGACCTTGGCGAACGCAGATGAAACAGCAAAACCGACTCTTCCTCCGGGAGAGTATGCGGAATTTGATACCTCGATGGGAACGATTATTTGTCAGCTTTTCCCCCAGTCAGCTCCCCACACAGTCGAAAATTTTGTGGGACTGGCGGAGGGCACCAAAGATTTTCAGGACCCTCAGTCGGGAAAAATGGTCAAGCGCCCTTTTTACGATGGACTCGTTTTCCATCGTGTCATCAAGAATTTTATGATTCAGGGAGGAGACCCCCTCGGAAATGGGACTGGCGGTCCAGGATATCAGTTTGACGATGAAATCGATGCTTCACGGGATTTTTCTCATAAAGGTGTGCTGGCGATGGCAAATGCCGGTCCGAATACAAATGGAAGCCAGTTTTTTATAACGGTGGCCCCGGCCCCATGGCTGAACGGCAATTATTCGATCTTCGGTCAGGTGGTTTCAGGGCAGTCCGTGGCGGATAAAATTTCCGAAGTTGCGACAGACCGCCGGGACCGTCCCCAGACTCCGGTTGTCATCCAGCACGTAAAAATCTTTCGGGTCAATCCCTGA